DNA from Mesorhizobium sp. B2-1-1:
AGATGGACAACGAACCGGAGGAGGGCGAGATCGACCAGGCTTCGGTTCAGAATCCGGCCCAGAATCCGGCGCAGAATCCCGCCGAGCGGCTGCATATGGCGGAGGCGGTGCGCATGGCCGAGGCGATCGTTTTCGCCAGTGCCGAGCCCGTCAGCGAAAAGCAGTTGGCCGCGCGCCTTCCCGATGGCATCAACATCGCGCTCGCGATGGCCGAGCTGCAGCAGATCTATGCGCGGCGCGGCGTCAACCTGGTGCGGGTCGGCGATGCCTGGGCGTTTCGCACCGCCGGCGATCTCGCCTTCCTGATGAGCCGCGACACCGTCCAGCAGCGCAAGCTGTCGCGCGCGGCGCTCGAAGTGCTGGCGATCATCGCCTATCACCAGCCGGTGACGCGCGCCGAGATCGAGGACATCAGAGGCGTCGAAACCTCGAAGGGCACGCTGGATACGCTCTTGGAGACGGAATGGGTACGCATGCGCGGCAGGCGCAAAACGCCCGGCCGTCCCGTGACCTATGGCACCACCGAAACCTTCCTCGACCATTTCGCGCTCGAGGAAATCCGCGATCTCCCCGGCATGGAGGAGTTGAAGGGTGCCGGCCTGCTTTCGGGCCGCATGCCTTCGAATTTCTCCATTCCGCAGCCGCCGGCGGACCCGGATGTACTGACCGAGGACGAGGATCCGCTGACGGATATCGATCTCGAGGAACTCGGCCTGCTGACGCCGCGCGTCACGGAAGATTGACCGCAAGCCTCTGTTCCTGGAGGCTTTCCCGGGCTAGATGCGCCGATTGGTAGCGGACCGCATTGCGGAAAATGCGTGACATCCGACACCCTTTCATAAACTCTGTCGCGGTTGTGTTTGAATCCCAACGCGAAAACGCATAGATCATCGGCAGGGAAACCATTCGAGAGAGAGTTGCTATGGGTTCATTTTCGATTTGGCACTGGATGATCGTGCTGGTCATCGTGCTTCTGGTGTTCGGCCGCGGCAAGATACCCGAGCTGATGGGCGACATGGCCAAGGGTATCAAGAGCTTCAAGAAGGGCATGGCCGACGACGACGTTGCCGACGACAAGCGTACCGTCGAACATCGCGCCGACGAAACCGTTTCGGCAGCGAAGGAAAAGGCCAGCAAGAGCTGAGCCAAGGGTTGTTGCTTTTGTGTGTGTCGTTGTCCCAGAACCGCTTCGCACTTTTGGGCGGCATGCATTAGTCGGAACGGATAGCCATGTTTGAAGTCGGCTGGACCGAAATGCTGGTGATCGCGATCGTTATGATCGTGGTCGTCGGGCCGAAGGATTTGCCCAACATGCTGCGCACCTTCGGCCGCACGACGGCGAAGCTGCGTGCCATGGCGGCCGATTTCCAGAAGCAGTTCAACGAGGCGCTGAAGGAAGCGGAGCTCGACGACGTCAAGAAATCGGTCGACGAGCTAAGGGGGCTCAGCCCGGTTGCCGAGATCAGGAAACAGCTCAATCCGTTCGAGCAGGCGGCCGCCGATGTACGTTCCGGCGTCGACGCGGCGATGAAGCCGAAGCCGGCCGTCGATACGGCAGCGCCCGCCGGCTCGGTGCCGCAGGCGGCCGAACCGTTGAAGAACGGCGCGACCACCATGCCGGGGCCCACTGAACCCGATACCGCGCCGGCCGCGCCGATCTTCCCAGTCATGACCGATGAATCGGTGGTGGCGTCCTCAGCGCCGACAGAGCTGGCGCCAAAGACACCTGCGGCAGGGAAAGCGGCCAAGCCCGCCAAGGCTTCGGCGAACGGCGCGAAAGCTTCCACGCCTGCGAAAGCGGCGACCGCCAAACCCGCGCCAGCACCCAAAGCGCCGGCGAAGCCCGTGGCGGCGTCAAAGGCTGCCAAACCGGCAGCAGCCAAGGCGGCGACGACCAAGGCCGAGGCGAAACCGGCTCCAGCGAAGAAGTCAGTGGCCAAAAAGACGGCGGGAGCCGCCAAGTGAGCGTTTCGGACAAGGAAAAGGACGAGATCGAGAAATCCTCGGCGCCGCTGATGGAGCATCTCATCGAGTTGCGCCGCCGGCTGATCTGGTCGCTCGGCGGCTTCTTCGCCGCGTTCCTGGTCTGCTTCTTCTTCGCCAAGAAGCTGTTCAACCTACTTGTCGTGCCATTCAAATGGGCGACGCAATGGGCGGGGCTCGACCCGCACAAGGTCGAGCTGATCTATACCGCGCCGCAGGAATTCTTCTTCACGCAGGTCAAGCTCGCCATGTTCGGCGGCATGGTGATCGCCTTTCCGCTGATCGCCACGCAGATCTACAAGTTCATCGCGCCCGGCCTCTACAAGAACGAACGCAACGCCTTCCTGCCGTTCCTGATCGCGTCGCCAATCCTGTTCCTGATGGGCGCCTCGCTGGTCTATTTCTTCTTCACGCCGATGGTGATGTGGTTTTTCCTCGCCATGCAGCAGTCGGGCACCAACGACCAGGTGCAGATTTCGCTGCTGCCGAAGGTGTCGGAATATCTCAGCCTGATCATGACGCTGATCTTCTCCTTCGGCCTGGTATTCCAACTGCCGGTGGTGACCAGCCTGATGACGCGCGTCGGCATGCTGTCATCCAAGGCGCTGGCCGAGAAGCGCAAATGGGCGATCGTCATCGCCTTCGTCGTCGCGGCGGTGCTGACGCCGCCCGACCCGATGAGCCAGATCGGCCTCGCCATCCCGACCATCCTGCTCTACGAGGTCGCCATCTGGTCGGCGCGGATGATTGAACGCAGCCAGGAGCGCGAGCGCCTGGCGCGGGAGAAGCAGCAATCCGAGGAAGAGGTGGCGGAAAAGCCGGCAGACGCATCCTCCACATAGGGCAGGCGCGTCGCCCCTGCGGGCTGCCGGCCTCGGAATCGGTGCGCGGCCCGGTGCCGATAGGAATTTTTTCTTGACTTGGTGCCCGCCGCTATGGTACATATTCGGTTATGGTGCTGATTTGCGCCAACGACCCGCCGCCGAGGCGGGTTTTTTATTTCTGGACTGTCGCGCTATCCCTCACCACTCGAAAGCGGGCTCGCGGCCCCTGCCGTCAGCAAGCCCGATCTTGCATCGATCAGAGATGCGGTTTACCCCCTCTGGCCTGAAACGCATCGCGAAACCGACGATGCGTTTCAGGCTATATTCTTGGAGCATATCGTAGCGCAAACCGCCGCGCGCTTTGGCGGCAAGCTACCGCAGGAGCTTTCAGACCATGCTTGACATCAAATGGATTCGCGACAACCCGAAGGCCCTTGTCGAGGCGCTGGTCAAGCGCTCGTGGTCGGTCGAGGAAGCGCAGTCCACCGTCGATGACCTGATCGCCAGGGACGAGGCGCGGCGCGAACATGTCACCGAGCTGCAGACCAAGCAGGAACGCCGCAACGCCGCCTCGAAAGAGATCGGCAACGCCATGCGTTCGGGCGATGCCGCCCTTGCCGAAAAACTGAAAGCCGAAGTCGGCGAGATAAAAACCTTCATCCAGAACGGCGAGGCGCGCGAGCGCGAGCTCGACAAGGCGCTGAACGACGCGCTGGCGGTGCTGCCCAATGTGCCGCTCGACGATGTGCCGGTCGGCAAGGACGAGCACGACAACGTGGTCAAGCATATCGTCGGCAAGGTGCCGACCCGCCCGAACTGGGTGAAGGAGCATTTCGAGATCGGCGAAGCGCTCGGCATGATGGATTTCGAGCGTGCGGCAAAGCTGTCGGGCTCGCGCTTCACCGTGCTGAAGAGCGGGCTGGCGCGGATGGAACGCGCGATCGGCCAGTTCATGCTCGACCTGCACACGACCGAGCATGGCTATGAGGAAGTCATCCCGCCGCTGATGGTCAAGGACGATGTTCTTTTCGGCACCAACCAGCTGCCGAAGTTCGAGGAGGATCTGTTCTTCACGCCGCATGGGGACGGCAGGCTTGGCCTGATCCCCACCGCCGAAGTGCCGCTCACCAACCTCGTGCGCGAGGAGATCACCGCCCATGAGAAACTGCCGCTGCGCTACACCGCGCTGACGCCGTGCTTCCGCTCGGAGGCCGGCTCGGCAGGGCGCGACACGCGCGGCATGCTGCGCCAGCACCAGTTCTACAAGGTCGAGCTGGTGTCGATCACCGATCAGGAGTCCTCGCTCGCCGAGCATGAGCGGATGACCGAGTGTGCCGAGGAAGTGCTGAAGCGGCTCGAATTGCCGTTCCGCACCATGGTGCTGTGCACCGGGGACATGGGTTTTGGCGCGCGAAAAACCTATGACATCGAGGTGTGGCTGCCCGGCCAGAACGCCTATCGCGAAATCTCGTCCTGCTCTGTCTGCGGCGATTTCCAGGCCAGGCGCATGGAAGCCCGCTACAAGGACAAAGACGGCAAGGGCAACCGCTTCGTCCATACGCTGAACGGCTCAGGCACGGCTGTCGGGCGCGCACTTATCGCCGTCATCGAAAACTACCAGAACGAGGATGGCAGCGTAACCATTCCTGAAGTGCTGCGGCCTTATATGGGCGGGCTGGAAAAGATCGAATCGAAATAATGCGTATTCTCCTGACCAATGACGACGGCATTCATGCCGAGGGCCTGGCGTCGCTCGAGCGCGTCGCGCGCACATTGTCCGACGATGTCTGGGTGGTGGCGCCGGAGCAGGACCAGTCCGGCTATGCGCACTCGCTCTCGATCTCGGAGCCGCTGCGGCTGAGGAAAATCGGCGAGAAGCACTTTGCCGTGCGCGGCACGCCGACCGACTGCGTCATCATGGGCGTGAAGAAGATTCTGCCCGGCGCGCCCGACCTGATCCTGTCGGGCATCAATTCCGGCGCCAACATCGCTGACGACGTCACCTATTCGGGAACCGTCGCCGGCGCGATGGAGGGCGCGTTGCTCGGCATACGCTCGATCGCGCTCAGCCAGGGCTACAGCACTATCGGCGAGGACCGCGTCGTTCCCTACGAGACCACCGAGGCGCTGGCGCCGGCGCTGCTCAAGAAACTCGTCGCGACGCCGCTGCCGGACGGCGTGCTGCTCAACGTCAATTTTCCGAACTGCCTGCCTGAAGAGGTCGCCGGCACGGTGGTCACCTCGCAGGGCAAGCTCGTACACAGCCTGTGGGTCGAGGAACGCCGCGATGGGCGCGGGCTGCCGTACTACTGGCTGCGCTTCGGCCGCGAACCCGTCGAGGGCAAGCAGGGCACCGACCTTTTTGCGCTGCGCAATCGCCTGGTGTCGGTGACGCCGTTGCAGCTCGACCTCACAGCGCATGAGATTCGTGACCAGCTGAGCAAGGCCCTTGCATGAACCTGCCGATCGATGACCGAGAAGGATTTGCCGCCTTCCTGCTGCGCCTGCGCGGCAGGGGGACCGTGCCGAAGGCGCTGATCGCGGCCTTCGAGGCGACACCGCGGCGCGGCTTCCTGGCCGCCCAATTCCATTCCATCGCCTGGTCGGACCGCATGCTGCCGATCGAATGCGGCGAAGCGATCGAGGGCGCGGACATGCAGGCGGCGGTGATCGCCGCACTCGCCATCGAAGTCGGGAATCGCGTGCTCGAGATCGGTACCGGCTCCGGTTATACGGCAGCGGTGATGTCGCGCCTGTCAGGCCGGGTTGTCACCATCGACCGCTACAAGACGCTGGTCGAACAGGCGCGGCAGCGCTTCGAGGCGCTCGGCATCGGCAACGTCATCGCGCGCCAGGTGGATGGTTCCTCCGGTTTGGCCGCAGAAGGCCCGTTCGACCGGATCGTCGCCTGGGCCGCCTTCGACAGCCTGCCGCGTTTCCTGCTCGACCAGTTGTCGAGCGGCGGCATCGTGATCGCGCCGATCGGACCGGAGGAGGGCGAGCAGGTGCTGGCCAAGCTCACCAAGGTCGGCAGCCGTTTCGAGCGCGAGGATATCGGCCTCGTGCGCCTGCAGCCGGTATTGCGCAGCCTGGCGGCCGTTATCTAGGGATTGTCCATGTCAGCCGGCCTGCAACGGCGGCTGCGCGTGCCTCTATATGGGCAGTCTGGGCGGCCTCAAATATTTTAAGAAATTTTGCGTCTGATTCTAAGGGGTTAACCGACCAGTAACATTAACGCGCTTTAATCCTGTCCAGTTGGTGCAGAGTTTGTGCGGGTTAGTGCGATGCAACTCAGTGTTTTGAAGGCAAACAATCGCAATTTGGCGCGGGGCTGCGCTGTTCTCATGATCGCGGGTGCCGCGGCTGGGTGCAGCTCGCAAGTGTCGCGGTTCAACGGCGTCGACGACGTCTTCACCTCCTCGACAAACAATCAGCGCGCCATCATCAACAAGCAGGATGCCGTGCAGCAGCCCTATCCGGGGGATGTCGCGGCCGCGCCGCTCGATGGCAGCCACACGCAGTCGGTCAGCCGCTCCAGCCTCGAACCGGTGTCGACGCGGCCGCTGCCGCCACCGGTCGCCCAGGCGCAGCCCGCTCCCGCGCTGGCACCCGCCGCCAATCCGGTGCGTGTTGCATCGGCGCCCGCTCTGGTGCGCCCGGCACCGCATGTCGACCGGACGGCGACCGGCACGGTTGCTCCCGCGGCCAAGCCCTTCAAGGATGCCCAGCCCGACGCCAAGGCAGCCGGCACGGCGCATGCCACCGAAATCGTCGTCAGGGACGGTGAAACGATCTCCGGGCTGGCGCAGCACTACAAGGTGCCGGCCGACGTGATCATGAAGGTCAACGGGCTGAGCGCGACCAAGGGGCTGAAGACCGGCCAGAAGATCATCATTCCGGCCTACGCCTATTCCAGCAAGGCCGAGCCCAAGATGGCCGATGCCAAGCCCGCTAATGGCAAGCGCGACGTGCCGGCCACCGCGCCGGAAAAGGTTGCCGTGCTGCCGCAGCAGCCGAAGCTCAAGGAGGGCAAGTCAGCCGCGCAGGTCGATGCTTCGGCCGCGGCGAACAAGCCCAAAGACAGCAAGCCCGCGCCGCAAATTGCCGCCGCCGCGCCCAAGGCCGGCGCCGGCGCCTATACGGTGCAGTCGGGCGATACGCTTTCCTCGATCGCCAGGAAGACTGGCGTCGGGGTTGTCGCCATCAAGCAGGCGAACGGCATGCAGGACGGCTTGCTGAAGATCGGCCAGACGCTGAAGGTGCCGGCCGGCGGAACGGCCACGGTGGCCGCCGCAAAGCCGGCGACGGTAGACCCGGTGACGACAGCCACGACGCAGCCGACGGCCAAGACGACGCCGTCGCAAACGCTGGCTTCCTACACGCCGCCGAAGAAGGACGCCAAGGTCATCCAGCAGGCCGAGGATGACGACGCTGTGGCGCCGGACGCCACCGGCATAGGCAAGATGCGCTGGCCGGTGCGCGGCCGCGTCATTTCCGGCTTCGGTTCCGGCAAGGACGGCGTCGACATCGCCGTGCCGGCGGGCACGCCGGTCAAGGCGGCCGAGAATGGCGTCGTCATCTATGCCGGCGACGGCCTCAAGGAATTCGGCAATACGGTGCTGGTGCGGCACGAGAATGGCCTGGTCACCGTCTACGGTCACGCCAGCTCGATCGAGGTCCAGCGCGGCCAGAAGGTCAAGCGCGGCCAGGAGATCGCGCTGTCGGGCATGAGCGGCACGACGGACTCGCCGAAGCTGCATTTCGAAGTGCGCAAGAACTCGGCCCCGGTCGATCCCTCCGGCTATCTCGAATAGTCGGGGCTATTTCGAATAGAATAAAAAAAGCGATTTGCGGGCCGCCTGACCTCCAGTCCGGCCCGCCGGCTCAGCCCGCCCCGCAAGGAGCGGGCTTTTTCAGTTGGTCGCGGGATGCACGTCGCTATCTCAATGTATGTCGTCGTTCCAAAACCGGGGCCGCCGTCAGAAAAGCGGTTATCTGCATTTTAACTAATGTAGAGGAAAGTCATTCTCGACGCTCTGCAAGGAGAGTGGAATGATTGAATCTGTCGAAGAGGATGAACTTCCGTCCGCCAGCCCAACGCATCGCTGGCAATCGCATGTACGAGCAACTGCTTTAATCGTTGCGCCGGTCATTTCGATCGCAAGTGCCGCTTTGGCCGGCTATTTCTCCTATGCGGTGATCAATACCAAGCCGCCCACAGACATGTCCGAGCTGGCCATTTCCATCCTGAAATCAGGTGATGCTTCACCAGAAATGCAGGCCTGGGCGACCGATACACTCGGGATACAAACCGATATTCCCATGGTTCTGGGAAGCATAAAGCCTGTGCGGGAATGAACACGATATAGAAACCGGCGTCCCCGGACGGGTCGGCCACGAAACTTTTGTGGCCGGCTCCTGCCGTCACTCGGTGAGCCGCGCCTAATCCTTCAACGGCTTGCCGAGCCGGCCTGCGAGGTCCTGCGTGAACTGCCAGGCGACGCGGCCCGAGCGGCTGCCGCGTGTCGTCGCCCATTCCAGCGCCTCGGCGCGCAACTGCCCGGGGTCGATGTCGAGCCCATGATGGCTGGCGTAGCCGTTGACCATTTCGAGATATTCGTCCTGCGAACATTTGTGGAAGCCGAGCCACAAGCCGAAGCGATCGGAGAGCGAAACCTTCTCCTCGACCGCCTCGGACGGATTGATGGCGGTGGAGCGCTCATTGTCGATCATGTCTCGCGGCAGAAGATGGCGGCGGTTCGACGTGGCGTAGAAAATGACATTGGCCGGGCGGCCTTCGACGCCGCCTTCGAGTGCTGCCTTCAACGATTTGTAGGAGGTATCGTCATGGTCGAAGGAGAGGTCGTCGCAAAACAGGATGAAGCGGTAAGGCGCGGCCTTCAGCAGCGTCATCAGCTTCGGCAGCGTATCGATGTCCTCCCGATGGATCTCTATCAGCTTGAGCGGGCGGTCGAGTTTCGGCGAGGCGTTGATTGCGGCATGCACGGCCTTGACCAGCGACGATTTGCCCATGCCGCGCGCGCCCCACAAAAGCACGTTGTTGGCGGCATAGCCGGAGGCGAAGCGTTCTGTGTTGTCGACGAGGATGTCGCGCACACGGTCGACGCCGCGGATCAGGCCGATGTCGACGCGGTTCACCTTGCGCACCGGCTCCAGGTAACCCGGATCCGCCTGCCAGGCGAAGCAATCGGCTCCGCCAAGGTCGGTTTCGGGCACAGGCGGCGGGGCGAGGCGGCTGACCGCCTCGATCAGGCGGTCGAGTTTCTGGTTCAATGCGTCGATGCTGGTATCGGTCATCTCAGGTCTTTTGCTCTGGTTCCGCGAGGGAAGGTGTGGCCGGGTTCGATCCCGACGGTTTCGAAACTCGCTGCAACCGTTTGTTACAGCGCGATCTTTTGCGAAAACCCGCTCGCGCTTTTCGCGGTCATGCTCTAACACGGGCGAACAGGCCGGAAAAGCAGCCGATTTGCCCGGCCACGCAGTTGCATTGGCAACTTTACCGACTATATTCCGGCCAAATTTCGCGGGGCTGCCAAATCCACTGAGCCGTTTGGCGGCTGTTTTCAAAATTCAGGAGTACCTCGATGTTCGTGACACCGGCATATGCCCAAGGCATTGGGGCTTCTCCCGACATGTTCATCAGCATTTTGCCGTTCGTCCTGATCTTCGTGATCATGTATTTTCTCATCATCCGGCCGCAGCGCACGCAGCTGAAGAAGCGCGGCGAGATGCTGGCGGCCGTGCGCCGCGGCGACACGGTCGTCACCG
Protein-coding regions in this window:
- the scpB gene encoding SMC-Scp complex subunit ScpB, yielding MSERANASVVPFKMDNEPEEGEIDQASVQNPAQNPAQNPAERLHMAEAVRMAEAIVFASAEPVSEKQLAARLPDGINIALAMAELQQIYARRGVNLVRVGDAWAFRTAGDLAFLMSRDTVQQRKLSRAALEVLAIIAYHQPVTRAEIEDIRGVETSKGTLDTLLETEWVRMRGRRKTPGRPVTYGTTETFLDHFALEEIRDLPGMEELKGAGLLSGRMPSNFSIPQPPADPDVLTEDEDPLTDIDLEELGLLTPRVTED
- a CDS encoding twin-arginine translocase TatA/TatE family subunit, whose product is MGSFSIWHWMIVLVIVLLVFGRGKIPELMGDMAKGIKSFKKGMADDDVADDKRTVEHRADETVSAAKEKASKS
- the tatB gene encoding Sec-independent protein translocase protein TatB, which gives rise to MFEVGWTEMLVIAIVMIVVVGPKDLPNMLRTFGRTTAKLRAMAADFQKQFNEALKEAELDDVKKSVDELRGLSPVAEIRKQLNPFEQAAADVRSGVDAAMKPKPAVDTAAPAGSVPQAAEPLKNGATTMPGPTEPDTAPAAPIFPVMTDESVVASSAPTELAPKTPAAGKAAKPAKASANGAKASTPAKAATAKPAPAPKAPAKPVAASKAAKPAAAKAATTKAEAKPAPAKKSVAKKTAGAAK
- the tatC gene encoding twin-arginine translocase subunit TatC; this translates as MSVSDKEKDEIEKSSAPLMEHLIELRRRLIWSLGGFFAAFLVCFFFAKKLFNLLVVPFKWATQWAGLDPHKVELIYTAPQEFFFTQVKLAMFGGMVIAFPLIATQIYKFIAPGLYKNERNAFLPFLIASPILFLMGASLVYFFFTPMVMWFFLAMQQSGTNDQVQISLLPKVSEYLSLIMTLIFSFGLVFQLPVVTSLMTRVGMLSSKALAEKRKWAIVIAFVVAAVLTPPDPMSQIGLAIPTILLYEVAIWSARMIERSQERERLAREKQQSEEEVAEKPADASST
- the serS gene encoding serine--tRNA ligase; protein product: MLDIKWIRDNPKALVEALVKRSWSVEEAQSTVDDLIARDEARREHVTELQTKQERRNAASKEIGNAMRSGDAALAEKLKAEVGEIKTFIQNGEARERELDKALNDALAVLPNVPLDDVPVGKDEHDNVVKHIVGKVPTRPNWVKEHFEIGEALGMMDFERAAKLSGSRFTVLKSGLARMERAIGQFMLDLHTTEHGYEEVIPPLMVKDDVLFGTNQLPKFEEDLFFTPHGDGRLGLIPTAEVPLTNLVREEITAHEKLPLRYTALTPCFRSEAGSAGRDTRGMLRQHQFYKVELVSITDQESSLAEHERMTECAEEVLKRLELPFRTMVLCTGDMGFGARKTYDIEVWLPGQNAYREISSCSVCGDFQARRMEARYKDKDGKGNRFVHTLNGSGTAVGRALIAVIENYQNEDGSVTIPEVLRPYMGGLEKIESK
- the surE gene encoding 5'/3'-nucleotidase SurE, which produces MRILLTNDDGIHAEGLASLERVARTLSDDVWVVAPEQDQSGYAHSLSISEPLRLRKIGEKHFAVRGTPTDCVIMGVKKILPGAPDLILSGINSGANIADDVTYSGTVAGAMEGALLGIRSIALSQGYSTIGEDRVVPYETTEALAPALLKKLVATPLPDGVLLNVNFPNCLPEEVAGTVVTSQGKLVHSLWVEERRDGRGLPYYWLRFGREPVEGKQGTDLFALRNRLVSVTPLQLDLTAHEIRDQLSKALA
- a CDS encoding protein-L-isoaspartate(D-aspartate) O-methyltransferase — translated: MNLPIDDREGFAAFLLRLRGRGTVPKALIAAFEATPRRGFLAAQFHSIAWSDRMLPIECGEAIEGADMQAAVIAALAIEVGNRVLEIGTGSGYTAAVMSRLSGRVVTIDRYKTLVEQARQRFEALGIGNVIARQVDGSSGLAAEGPFDRIVAWAAFDSLPRFLLDQLSSGGIVIAPIGPEEGEQVLAKLTKVGSRFEREDIGLVRLQPVLRSLAAVI
- a CDS encoding LysM peptidoglycan-binding domain-containing M23 family metallopeptidase encodes the protein MQLSVLKANNRNLARGCAVLMIAGAAAGCSSQVSRFNGVDDVFTSSTNNQRAIINKQDAVQQPYPGDVAAAPLDGSHTQSVSRSSLEPVSTRPLPPPVAQAQPAPALAPAANPVRVASAPALVRPAPHVDRTATGTVAPAAKPFKDAQPDAKAAGTAHATEIVVRDGETISGLAQHYKVPADVIMKVNGLSATKGLKTGQKIIIPAYAYSSKAEPKMADAKPANGKRDVPATAPEKVAVLPQQPKLKEGKSAAQVDASAAANKPKDSKPAPQIAAAAPKAGAGAYTVQSGDTLSSIARKTGVGVVAIKQANGMQDGLLKIGQTLKVPAGGTATVAAAKPATVDPVTTATTQPTAKTTPSQTLASYTPPKKDAKVIQQAEDDDAVAPDATGIGKMRWPVRGRVISGFGSGKDGVDIAVPAGTPVKAAENGVVIYAGDGLKEFGNTVLVRHENGLVTVYGHASSIEVQRGQKVKRGQEIALSGMSGTTDSPKLHFEVRKNSAPVDPSGYLE
- a CDS encoding ATP-binding protein is translated as MTDTSIDALNQKLDRLIEAVSRLAPPPVPETDLGGADCFAWQADPGYLEPVRKVNRVDIGLIRGVDRVRDILVDNTERFASGYAANNVLLWGARGMGKSSLVKAVHAAINASPKLDRPLKLIEIHREDIDTLPKLMTLLKAAPYRFILFCDDLSFDHDDTSYKSLKAALEGGVEGRPANVIFYATSNRRHLLPRDMIDNERSTAINPSEAVEEKVSLSDRFGLWLGFHKCSQDEYLEMVNGYASHHGLDIDPGQLRAEALEWATTRGSRSGRVAWQFTQDLAGRLGKPLKD
- the yajC gene encoding preprotein translocase subunit YajC, coding for MFVTPAYAQGIGASPDMFISILPFVLIFVIMYFLIIRPQRTQLKKRGEMLAAVRRGDTVVTGGGFVGKVTKVIDDHELEIDLGGGTKVTALRSTIADVRVKGEPVANQNAKK